The following proteins are encoded in a genomic region of Cryptococcus gattii WM276 chromosome I, complete sequence:
- a CDS encoding regulatory protein cys-3, putative (Similar to TIGR gene model, INSD accession AAW46003.1), whose amino-acid sequence MFPDLPEHLQALNTIPGNSPHSSGMNPEQEEAFWGFLHADELFRNFGSVPSPHDEEKKQQQAAQNQMSAPAAPAPTPTTVATPISSSSKDDKHSRPTLESFLAAYMGNSSTTAQQQSAAQTISNYLMPLPSPYTNPASNAQHQNAIVPSTSVTTQDVVPSASTISAYEDSPIDDKPSGAKKLKQMGANPNDIEEDKRRRNTEASARFRAKKKEREQALERRAKELEAQVASLTAENSSLQNENRLLKAIVLNGSNPGAAALAGVIGTGHDTQGQDALQAALAALGKRKRDE is encoded by the exons ATGTTCCCCGACCTTCCTGAACACCTTCAGGCTCTCAATACCATTCCGGGTAACAGCCCCCATTCGTCCGGTATGAACCCcgagcaagaagaagctttTTGGGGGTTCCTCCACGCCGATGAGCTTTTTCGAAACTTTGGCAGCGTCCCATCCCCTCACGATGAGGAGAAAAAGCAGCAACAAGCTGCCCAAAACCAGATGTCTGCTCCTGCTGCGCCCGCTCCTACCCCAACCACCGTAGCTACACCAATCTCATCCTCCAGCAAAGACGATAAGCATTCTAGGCCCACCCTCGAGTCTTTCCTTGCTGCCTACATGGGCAACTCTTCTACCACTGCCCAACAACAGAGCGCTGCCCAAACAATAAGCAACTATCTCAtgcctcttccttcccccTACACCAACCCTGCTTCTAATGCCCAACACCAGAACGCCATTGTGCCTTCAACATCTGTGACTACCCAGGATGTCGTGCCAAGTGCGAGCACCATCAGTGCTTACGAAGACTCGCCTATCGATGACAAGCCGTCAGGTGCTAAAAAGTTAAAGCAGATGGGCGCAAACCCTAACGACATTGAGGAGGA CAAGCGACGAAGAAACACCGAAGCATCTGCTCGTTTCCGagccaagaagaaggagcgCGAGCAAGCCCTTGAGCGACGAGCCA AGGAACTCGAAGCCCAGGTCGCCTCTCTTACTGCCGAAAACAGCTCTCTCCAAAACGAGAACCGATTACTCAAAGCCATCGTTCTTAATGGATCAAACCCTGGTGCGGCTGCTCTTGCTGGTGTCATCGGTACCGGCCACGACACACAAGGACAGGATGCTCTTCAGGCTGCTTTGGCCGCTTtagggaagaggaagcgGGACGAGTAA
- a CDS encoding ribosomal protein, putative (Similar to TIGR gene model, INSD accession AAW46004.1), whose product MVQSTFKRFVEVGRVVLVNEGPSAGKLAVIVEIIDHNRALIDGPTTSVSRQAFPYRNLILTPYTIASLPRGVGAGPLKKAIEKAGVLEKWEQSGWAKKLAARQVRKNATDFDRFQIQLAKRARRDVVRKAYVKEKKASA is encoded by the exons ATGGTG CAATCTACCTTCAAGCGTTTTGTCGAGGTTGGCCGAGTTGTCCTCGTTAACGAGGGCCCTTCTGCTGGCAAGCTCGCCGTGATTGTTGAGATCATCGACCACAACAGG GCTCTCATTGACGGCCCCACCACCTCCGTTTCCCGTCAAGCTTTCCCCTACCGAAACCTCATCCTTACTCCTTACACCATTGCCTCTCTTCCCCGAGGTGTCGGTGCCGGTCCCCTCAAGAAGGCTATTGAGAAGGCCGGTGTTTTGGAGAAGTGGGAGCAGAGCGGATGGGCTAAGAAGTTGGCTGCCAGGCAGGTCAGGAAG AACGCTACCGACTTCGATCGATTCCAAATCCAACTCGCCAAGAGGGCTCGAAGGGACGTTGTCCGCAAGGCTTACgtcaaggagaagaaggcttCTGCCTAA
- a CDS encoding phenylalanine-tRNA ligase, putative (Similar to TIGR gene model, INSD accession AAW46005.1) has product MPLPTAEDIQPIILQTLEASGSIPDSRELAYNGRLLQSADEQGVVRAVLDSLASKEMVEYKQITTTTYSLTEEGEGITQNGSHEYRVWEVLPVKGQGEPVGIPELKKRLGDETTKVGQMRAFKNKWIAKDGAGFVRAAEAPVDETAVQMKEIKESGLVAGGEAVVKELQKRKLIQHKKHIHYSISKGPQFSIEVKQLETDLTVEMLHSGAWKDASFKQYNFAAAGQPTDGGALHPLLKVREEFRTIFFDMGFTEMPTNRFVESAFWNFDAMFVPQQHPAREMQDTFYVKDPAKALQPDTDYYERIQKIHEEGGYGSIGYRAPFSHEESQKLLLRTHTTAITTDMLYRLANQPGGFKPAKMFSIDRVFRNETADATHLAEFHQVEGLVADYDITLGHLLAFMQEFFSKTGNHKLRFKPAYNPYTEPSMEVFSYHEGLGKWIEIANSGVFRPEMLEPMGLPKGVRVLGWGMSLERPTMIKYKIQDIRTLVGHKTDLDQVKKRPAVRLEKGDD; this is encoded by the exons ATGCCTCTACCCACCGCGGAAGATATCCAACCCATAATCCTTCAAACTCTTGAAGCATCTGGCTCCATTCCGGACTCTCGCGAATTGGCGTACAATGGCCGGCTTTTACAATCTGCTGATGAACAGGGTGTTGTAAGGGCTGTTTTGGACAGTTTGGCAAGTAAGGAG ATGGTTGAGTACAAGCAAatcaccaccaccacctACAGCCTTACtgaggagggagagggtATCACTCAAAATGGTTCGCACGAGTATAGAGTGTGGGAGGTGCTTCCTGTGAAGGGTCAGGGGGAGCCCGTTGGTATTCCTGAACTCAAG AAACGTCTCGGTGATGAGACCACCAAGGTTGGTCAGATGCGAGCGTTCAAGAACAAGTGGATAGCAAAGGATGGTGCAGGTTTCGTTCGTGCG GCTGAGGCCCCAGTAGATGAGACTGCCGTGCAAATGAAGGAGATCAAGGAGAGCGGGCTGGTTGCAGGCGGTGAAGCCGTTGTCAAGGAGTTGCAAAAAAGAAAATTGATTCAGCATAA GAAGCACATCCATTACTCTATTTCCAAAGGACCTCAGTTCTCTATAGAAGTCAAGCAGCTCGAAACTGACCTTACTGTTGAAATGCTCCACTC AGGTGCTTGGAAAGATGCTTCGTTCAAGCAGTACAACTTTGCAGCCGCTGGTCAGCCTACTGATGGTGGCGCTCTCCATCCATTGTTGAAGGTCCGAGAAGAGTTCAGGACCATTTTCTTTGACATGGG TTTCACCGAGATGCCTACAAACAGGTTCGTCGAATCCGCCTTCTGGAACTTCGACGCCATGTTCGTTCCTCAACAACATCCTGCTCGAGAGATGCAGGACACGTTCTATGTTAAGG ACCCGGCCAAAGCCCTCCAGCCTGATACCGACTACTACGAGCGAATTCAAAAGATTCATGAGGAAGGAGGTTATGGATCTATCGGTTACCGAGCACCTTTCTCTCACGAGGAGAGTCAGAAGCTCTTGTTGCGTACACATACCACTGCTATCACTACCGACATGCTTTACAGGCTCGCCAATCAGCCTGGAGGGTTCAAGCCGGCGAAGATGTTCTCTATCGACCGAGTTTTCAG AAATGAAACTGCCGACGCTACCCATTTGGCGGAGTTCCACCAAGTGGAAGGTCTTGTTGCCGACTACGATATCACTCTCGGTCACCTCCTTG CGTTCATGCAAGAGTTCTTCTCCAAGACTGGTAACCACAAGCTAAGGTTCAAGCCCGCATACAACCCTTACACTGAA CCCAGTATGGAAGTTTTCTCATACCATGAAGGCTTGGGCAAGTGGATTGAAATTGCCAAC TCTGGTGTCTTCCGCCCTGAGATGCTCGAGCCCATGGGTCTTCCCAAGGGTGTCCGCGTTCTTGGCTGGGGTATGTCTCTCGAACGTCCTACGATGATCAAATACAAGATACAAGATATTAGGACGCTTGTGGGGCACAAAACGGATTTGGATCAAGTAAAGAAGAGGCCGGCGGTCAGGTTGGAGAAGGGCGATGACTAG